The proteins below come from a single Iocasia fonsfrigidae genomic window:
- a CDS encoding nitroreductase family protein, whose translation MDFPVQRWRDAVKIRHSIRTYNQQPLVGNIKERLLKFIAQANTEVNGVRAEFIDDGGSKVIQSIIASYGFIQGVRSYIAFIVDKNDRHCYEKIGYLGEMCILEATSLGLASCWISGTFKPKLVEDQLSIGFSEKVVAITPVGYSSNKQSIIEKLMKKIAGSHQRKPLEELCPDYNQHWPIWIKDAVCLARLAPSAVNRQPWRFIVSEDAKEIKITLDKLSDIESKRLDCGIAMLHIEIAALINNIQGGWNYLNKPDIAVYVKK comes from the coding sequence ATGGATTTTCCTGTTCAGCGATGGAGGGATGCTGTTAAAATAAGACACTCTATTAGAACATATAATCAGCAGCCTTTGGTAGGGAATATAAAGGAAAGATTGCTTAAATTTATTGCTCAAGCTAATACTGAAGTAAATGGTGTTCGTGCAGAATTTATTGATGATGGAGGTAGTAAAGTTATTCAATCTATCATTGCTTCATATGGATTTATACAAGGGGTTAGGTCATATATTGCTTTTATAGTAGATAAAAATGATAGACACTGTTATGAGAAAATTGGGTACCTTGGAGAGATGTGTATTTTAGAAGCAACATCATTAGGATTAGCTAGTTGTTGGATTAGTGGTACATTTAAACCTAAACTTGTTGAAGACCAGCTCTCTATTGGATTTTCAGAGAAAGTAGTGGCAATTACTCCTGTCGGTTATAGTAGCAATAAGCAGAGTATTATTGAGAAATTAATGAAAAAAATAGCAGGTAGTCATCAAAGGAAACCTTTAGAAGAATTGTGTCCAGATTATAATCAGCACTGGCCAATCTGGATTAAGGATGCGGTCTGTCTGGCAAGACTTGCCCCTTCTGCTGTAAATAGGCAGCCGTGGCGTTTTATTGTCAGTGAGGATGCTAAAGAAATTAAAATTACCCTGGATAAATTAAGTGACATTGAAAGTAAAAGATTGGATTGTGGTATTGCCATGTTACATATTGAAATAGCTGCTTTAATTAATAA
- a CDS encoding FeoB-associated Cys-rich membrane protein codes for MDILIVVGIVVFSIWYLWKSICKQSKGNCSCDGCDMNCSMKEMNIDID; via the coding sequence ATGGATATATTGATAGTAGTTGGGATTGTTGTTTTTAGTATCTGGTATCTCTGGAAAAGTATCTGTAAACAAAGTAAAGGAAACTGTAGTTGTGATGGTTGTGATATGAATTGTTCAATGAAAGAGATGAATATTGATATAGATTAA